In a genomic window of Verrucomicrobiota bacterium:
- a CDS encoding type II secretion system protein, whose translation MIMHRSKASSLPGPSRTRVSLGFTLIELLVVIAIIAILAGMLLPALAKAKSKAQGTACLNNLKQLQLCWIMYADDNNDNLILNYLGNPNAWIDGRFTVSSSPGWTNITIITNGALFKYNSSLDIYKCPADEPWPPTGAKKVRRVRSYSMSGHMNGDQDWVQQNRVVAFKKYSDIKAPSPARALVLIDENPYTIDDGYFAVRCFDTVPYWQNAPAGRHNAGGVLSFADGHAELWKWVEANTPRIKILDAPAAKPVDRDLQRLQKAVVDRAELGK comes from the coding sequence ATGATTATGCACAGATCAAAAGCCTCCTCGCTTCCCGGCCCGAGTCGAACCCGCGTGTCCCTCGGATTTACCCTCATCGAGCTCCTGGTCGTGATTGCGATCATCGCGATCCTGGCCGGGATGCTGTTGCCCGCGCTGGCCAAGGCCAAATCGAAAGCTCAAGGCACCGCCTGCCTCAACAATCTGAAGCAACTCCAGCTCTGCTGGATCATGTACGCCGACGACAACAACGATAATTTGATCCTGAATTATCTGGGAAATCCCAATGCCTGGATTGATGGGCGCTTCACGGTTTCCTCTTCACCGGGCTGGACCAACATCACGATCATCACCAACGGCGCGCTGTTCAAATACAACTCGTCGCTCGACATCTACAAATGTCCCGCTGACGAACCGTGGCCGCCCACTGGGGCCAAAAAAGTCCGCCGCGTCCGAAGTTATTCGATGAGCGGGCACATGAACGGGGATCAGGATTGGGTTCAGCAGAACAGGGTCGTGGCCTTCAAGAAATACAGTGATATCAAAGCGCCTTCGCCGGCACGGGCTCTGGTGCTGATCGACGAGAATCCCTACACCATCGACGACGGCTATTTTGCCGTGCGCTGCTTTGACACCGTTCCTTATTGGCAAAACGCGCCGGCGGGCCGGCACAACGCCGGAGGCGTGCTTTCGTTTGCGGACGGACACGCCGAACTATGGAAATGGGTGGAGGCGAATACCCCGAGGATCAAAATTCTCGACGCTCCCGCCGCAAAACCTGTGGATCGAGATCTCCAGCGGCTGCAGAAAGCGGTTGTGGACCGCGCCGAACTCGGAAAATAG
- a CDS encoding pyruvate ferredoxin oxidoreductase: protein MSSSLTDAPVRSGDLTSVVLPATDRKPLSKKELAADHPTWCPGCGDFSVLALYFKLIEKRKLWHEKITTIAGIGCSSRFPYFVQAHGVHYIHGRALPFASGVSLSRPDLHVFVFGGDGDAFSIGGNHFNHTARKNIRMTYVVMDNWVYGLTKKQTSPTSPQGFKSKTDVWGAVDRPINPMKQAISAGATFVARTTHTNPNHVLQMMEAAMDHDGFSFVECLSECVEFYEGAFDASNPRKGGVFNPVPADHDATDEIAAYKLADAAFPGYFGIFYKASCATKNANEVKINNAAREKVKGLKDWQILKQTFDRLK, encoded by the coding sequence ATGAGTTCGTCCCTTACCGATGCGCCGGTGCGATCCGGCGACCTGACTTCGGTCGTTCTTCCTGCCACAGACCGCAAGCCGCTTTCGAAGAAGGAACTGGCGGCCGACCATCCCACCTGGTGCCCGGGCTGCGGCGATTTCTCGGTGCTGGCGCTTTACTTCAAGTTGATCGAGAAGCGCAAACTCTGGCACGAGAAGATTACCACCATCGCCGGCATCGGTTGTTCCAGCCGGTTTCCTTACTTCGTCCAGGCGCACGGCGTTCATTATATCCATGGCCGCGCGCTGCCTTTCGCCAGCGGCGTTTCGCTGAGCCGGCCCGATCTGCACGTGTTTGTCTTCGGCGGCGACGGAGACGCCTTTTCCATCGGCGGCAACCATTTCAACCACACGGCGCGGAAGAATATCCGCATGACTTACGTGGTCATGGACAACTGGGTGTACGGGCTGACGAAAAAACAAACCTCGCCTACGTCCCCTCAAGGTTTCAAAAGCAAGACCGACGTTTGGGGCGCGGTGGACCGTCCCATCAATCCGATGAAGCAGGCGATTTCCGCCGGTGCCACGTTCGTCGCGCGCACCACCCACACGAATCCGAACCACGTCCTGCAAATGATGGAGGCGGCGATGGACCACGACGGCTTCAGTTTCGTGGAGTGTCTCAGTGAATGCGTGGAATTCTATGAAGGCGCTTTCGACGCCTCCAATCCGCGCAAAGGCGGCGTGTTCAACCCCGTTCCCGCGGATCACGACGCTACTGACGAAATCGCGGCGTACAAGCTGGCGGACGCGGCCTTTCCGGGTTACTTCGGGATTTTCTACAAGGCGAGTTGTGCGACCAAGAACGCCAACGAAGTGAAGATCAACAACGCCGCCCGGGAGAAGGTGAAAGGTCTGAAGGATTGGCAAATCCTGAAGCAGACCTTCGACCGGTTGAAATAG